The Mycolicibacterium lutetiense DNA segment GGTGATCTTCGTGGGAGACGACACCGAAATGGACTTTGTGCTCCCCGCCAAAGTCGCATTGGTCGTCATTGTCGAAGACCTGATCGACTCGATCAACAAGAAGCTGCGCCGCCGCCGCCAACCGACCTTAAAGCTCGGCCCGACGTATAGATTGTGCCGGGCCGACACCCAGCCCCTCAACCCGGAGCACACCCTCGACGAAGCCGGCGTACTGGACGGGG contains these protein-coding regions:
- a CDS encoding EsaB/YukD family protein, which gives rise to MTTPQAASTDGAAAIADPAPLTRVVIFVGDDTEMDFVLPAKVALVVIVEDLIDSINKKLRRRRQPTLKLGPTYRLCRADTQPLNPEHTLDEAGVLDG